acaatctttcctgagtatacaaccgGACCAgccatacatacagtatgaatatatattataattaccATTATATGTCTAATTGCTAAATGCttattcatacagtagcctaatgtccccatccatgagtaaaatctattaacatcagatttgcagggaatatattgaagtattAAAAGTTTGACACACTATATGAATAGTACAGGGCACACACTGGTGGGGGGCCTCTACATAAACTATGAAGTTTAGCTCAGCTGATTATAATGAACAAGAACTAACAACAGCGGAATATAACAATATGCTGTACTGGgagaattcagcagctcttatcaaatgaaatcTCTTCACTTATTTTCAacggtaaaccaccacaagaacgaaaattaccaacaaacacactagaTTCTTAGGAGACACAATTTAATAAACAGAAATCATAAAGTaaaatttgtatttcaaacaaatgacaaacttattagcacattttaacaaaactcccttcaccctcatgcatcatgggagtTCTGAGGGAGGGGCGTAGGCTGAGTGTGGACAGCGGTTTATTTACGGcgtcaacttccactggaagcctctcagaagcatttcagcagcggAGAGTGTAAcctgccccacgttaatgatttgtttttaattgtcctttttgtgcttctactacattcttcaaagctctcTGTGGATCGCTCGTTTCTCATCTTGCATCTagccacagggagcatttcagactAAGAGTGTTTTATCTGCCGGACTTTGCCgacagattttgttgatttggtaattagtgcttgctttttgtgcgtctactatgattaagtaggctacgtaaaaatagtaaaaatatttattttttgtctgatttaactgtgtttattgttgatatacgatacAAATGAATGACTCTAACCtaggctgtttctcaatctgcgttaTTGTCTGtaattgtgttattgtggacttgtgaaacgtcatcagttgcagccaaagtactgttcctATTCAAAAGTCCGCACCTAgtcaagtacagtcaaatacccggatgtgttctaACTCCGTccgttttaccgagcctgcatcggtgatgacttgtgtggactttggATAGCCAGGTATCCCATAATATATTTCGTcgccaaaaagcagaaatgtcgGGGAAGAAAACTCACAACTTTaagttataatactgctgttatGTCACATATAGTAGTCTTAAGAGTTTTTTATGcaggaatatagttgtttaaactccaaatatgaggttgatttctcaagacagagctgatttaaaaatatgCTATGATGTTTTATTAGATGTGAGATCCCGCCTACTAACGGGTCCGGCCGCTGCTGTTTCAATTGCTGAATGACGgactgcgtgctcccgttcctgggagtttgtactcccCAGCCGAACttggtattgagaaacagctctagaaacccacagttgagagtcttgaactaatcaattctgtttcctgtgctgacggagcaaTGCAGCttccgtgtgacgagtgaacatAAGAGTCTAAGACTATTTatgcatgcgtgaaaatgaacgaattactcccTCAGActacccgttcctcccgagtcatatacAAGATTAGTTCAAATGAATGAAGCGACGCAACACTACCCCCAAAACAATAAATGTCAGCAGCAGTGCtattgtgtccatgagcatgtgaCGCACATCAGAATAGTTCCGACAcgataattttattttttctaatgACAAATCTGCAATGTCATTTATCATTTTGGGATCATTCTTTTTAGATCTCCAAACAACTacttggaaaagctagagcagattataaataaacaacaaacaaaaagctaaggtgtaaaattgttatttagttttagtTGTTGTGGTCTCTTCACAGTGATTTTACAATCATGGCACAGCACCCAAGCCTGTGCCATGAATGGTCTTACCTCCTAAGCCTTATATAGGCAGGGAagccctgttaatatgacctctgAATAACAGGATTTTTCATGTTGCCTTTAGTGTCTTATTTTACAGCTGTTTAAGCTTAAACCTAATGTTCTAAATACTGGACAAGCAGGCTAGGCAGTAATGGAATACAGCTATAAGTTAGCCTTCTTCCTTtaaatgtagctaacgttaattttacgttacatagcagccaaaagacgGGCTGTCAGCATTCCTGCtgagctgcgcagtctgaaggggaggggagactTTTTCTTAGtgctaaccggcttcacttttccagcagtttggaaaaaaacagacatggtcttggtcttaagaAGCTAACACACCTTAACATGCAATTACTGGCAgaatattttcttctgctggtATTCACCttcactttctgctgctcgGACAATCAAATAATCGCTAAGCACATCCCGATTTCATACCcttgttctgtcgatttatgctacctattgagatgtgctacttagcggttctgtGCATGTGCATTATTAGTCTATAAGAATACGCATGGCttaacacagaagggccaactcctcaggtcaagactctgcagtctacttacatctgaaggacagaggacactcgtttgaggaccaccaggtgcatattttagacagagaagatagatggtttgaaagaggtgtcaaggaagccatctacacccgggtcgagaagccgtcattgaacaggggagggggtctacgccaccacttatcccccacttacaatgctgtcgtttcatcacttcccaggaaactcaacaaacgtaacctattgacctcaggtgaagataccaacgatggtcgttcggTCTTGGCCACCAGTAGTCCTAATGActtaacgactgtcgttacagcaaccaggaacactaacgaaccagcagtatccacgaccctggcaaacgaccccactgaggttaaatagctgagtttccctgccagtcagtcagaactgaagaagtcctttggatgagggacgaaacgtcttccagtatcttcaaccaagtccagttgcccttgactttaaccttcgtaggataaccatgacctggatgactgagaatcttcatagaagTCAATAGGCTATATGTGCATTCTCTTCCGCATTCCAACTCAGCCAGCTAGGTCACTTCCGGTGGTCGCAAAGCTTATGGCCACCATGGCGTTTTTCACTCGGTCACTTCAGGATTTACCTAGTCTTACGGTCAACGACGTCGTATTATTCAAGGACTTTGCAATACATCAGCAACTAAAAAGGAGAAAGGCTTCAAACTATACGTTTCAAGCTCCGTCCACAATTATGAAGGTAAGATCAGGGCGTTTGTGTGATAGCTAACGCTAGTGTAGTGATACCATAGCCATGTTGCTGCTAACATTGTGTTGTCTGCCCTAACCTAAGGTAAGGTGATTACGTTGCACTGATTTTGAGATGTTAATTAACAGCTACGTTATCCAGGTGGCTGAACACTTTACCAAATCCTTAACTAATCACATAAActacaatataatattttctaaCACTCACTAACAATGCAATGCagtgtctgatttttttttctgtttttctcgcAGTATACGAAATCTGGCAGAAAATGACGCCATCACAAAGCTGGCAGCTGGGGATTCAGTGTGGATCGGTCTGTACTGGGAACAACTGTGGTCTGATGGGAGCCCCTCTCTGTTTCAAAACTGGGCCGGTGGGCAACCAGACAGTCCAGAGCAGTGTGTCACCACAATGTTCAGAAACTCAGGACTGTGGTCAGATGATAACTGCTCCCTCACTTTCCCGTTCATCTGTTACTCAACAAGTAATGCATCTTATTTCTCACATACTGTATAGAAATTGATTGTTGCATTAAGGCAGTGTATGTTATATATTAGAAATTATAGATCATACCTTTAAGATCAGATTCACATTGAATTTAAATTTGTGTACATGTCTATTAAAGCAGAAACAAGaatgttcttttatttttactgttctTCTGCATGTCAGGCTAAATGCTTATCAAAAACTTAAGCAGCACATAAAAGTTACATTCCTAAAGATATAGCTTTCATTTCTGTAAGGTGAATGTTTGAAATCTATAAAAAGACAACCAAAAACACTCCAAAATCAAGTCAAATATAATGAATACTCTCATTACAGAAATCTGCTATTGAAATGAATGTTTcagaacaagaaaaacaacaaataccatacacattaaaatctataGCTTACTGAAATGTGTCCCATCAGTGTAATACTGTTTAAATTGAGAACATACGGAAGATTGAACCTACTGTACAAGAGTAAATCAATTAACTGATATGCAAGTGGTGGTGATGGATCATGACTGGGAATTATGTCAGTGATTGTGTCAACATGTTGCACCAAattacattgtgtgtgttgcatcaAACAATCTGATGAATTTAAAATCTTGTTAGTGTGACTGTGtaaaactaaatgtatttttctaacaTACTCCCTACTTTACTTCAAATCATGTACTGTATTGGCCAACATATTAAACTCCATAGTTATCCAACTTAAAGTGCTATGAATTTTTAATTcttcatttattattcattatataTGTCCTGTGAAACGCACACCGTAATGTGTTTAGGTGACATTCTCGCTAATACAAACGTGtgtcttaaataactgtatCTCTCATAGTCACCATTAGGTTTTGttaacaaaagataaaaaatgGATGAACCTGAACAGCCAGATGGAGcatgaataaatgtttaagCAAAGTTGTTTGGTGATAAATTCATTCCCTTCTCTTATtctgtctcagctcctccaAAAACCGAAGACTTCAGATCAATAGGACAAAATGAGACCAGTATCACTCTGCAGTGGAATAAAGTGAACAACAACTTCAGCTTTATTCTCCAGTTTAATGATGCAGAGATCAACATCACTGCACCAGCTGGAGATGGACCAGTAACTCACACAGTCTCATCTCTCACTGCTGGAACTAAATACACATTCACTCTCTactctgtgtttgagaacgtCAGAATCAGTGGAGTAAACATTACTGCAGTTACCGGTAATATGTGATACTTTATTTCTATGTTCTGTATCTGCTTAGCGAGCCATCATCTGCTTTTCAGAGCACCAGTGTAAAACTAAGACGTATCTACTGGGTATAATATTCATTAAAGGAACATGCACTTTATTGCATGTTAATTTAACTCAGGATTGTTTTGGccaacactgtaaaatattgttttatattatgaatgatttctttttaaacttttgtttgtaattattcatttatagtGGAGTACATCTCTGTTGGGATATAAAGTGTGATGGATATGACTACAGAATGTGACATCTGgatcctgaaaaaaaaacactcatacTCAGTAATACAAAGAATTGTTTCACTCACTCTGTTCCTGACAGACAGCTTATGTGAGGAAACAAAATGAACCATCTTTAACTGTCAGTGAGAACATTGTCACTTTTACTGACTGTCATTTGTTAATACATGTTTAATTGCTCTATTTGtctgtctcagctcctccaAACGCAGAAAACTTCAGACCAATAAGACAAGATGTCACCAGTATCACTCTGCAGTGGAACAAAGTGAACAACAGCGTCAGCTTCATTCTCCAGTTTAATGGTGCAGAGATCAACATCACTCCAGTAACTTACAGAGTCTCATCTCTCACTCCTGAAACTACATACACAttcactctcttctctgtgtttgagaacgtTAGAAGCCGTGGAGTGAGTATTACTGCAGTTACTGGTAAGATGTTTGacttcattaatatttatttaaccagTGTAGCATATCTAAACTACatatgaattttaatacatttatgagaattaatacccaattatgaattttaatattgtagcagacctaaaaagttttagttatgcattttaataaatttatgagaattgatacccaattatgaattcatattcataaaatcaaaatttcctcgttaagggcaccaccggagttgttataatcctagagtctccggacctctaggtagttttgaataattatacaattattactagtgatcagttagttaataatcgctcagttatcttaaatcagtcagtcagtctcatatctaaagggtcaattctcttggcaggaactagaaataggcaacacacacaattcttgattatattacagtgaatttattctctaactaaggtgataaaaagatggttggatacagggaacataaacatttgctgaacaatgagcctggaggttcggttgtgggaagcatttgactcatacggcatagaagaactaatgaaagtcAACTAATGCTAtggttaagtcttactgcttgtcgacagtctgcttttggcctgttgcacgggtcccacgctagctgcctgatcctggctttttgctagggattctctggggttttccgtgtctgattgaaaacgcctcctccgtctggcaattcggctgttttcaggtttccttcgttgtagctggcgagaccacgtggcttggtctgaccttggtgaagttggctcgacgaaaaaggcttaaaatggaacttggtcgtttccgaattagtccagtgtaacttaacggactgataactttaacaaacaaaagaaataaagaaaataaaacaaactgaaggcagatcgatgtcgcggcacttcaggtgtgtagcttcaggcgaacaaaaggcctgtctcgctggccgagtctgggcgttgcctggcgaggcacacTGCGCGTGCCGAAGCATCCAGAGGaccgagcagagtggaagagagccaacagtgaagagaagagagaagcgaggtcgcgtgtcgctcttttgttgcctggggcgtggttccccagggggcgtctcaggtttcccaagggactacctttctaaacttaatgtctaaaagaaatctatttgctcgtattataatcaaatatcttccacaatcgaacctcaatggttgaacggttgtactgttctaagcattttGTAACAGGagacaattgtcacattattggtcaggatttttatacatttaacggcatttccgatgagggcatgtaatacttatttcgtccacttgggggagctcaggttacatgaggaaagcttggattaaatcaaagatcgtctctccttaggaactgggaatattgttgattcatccttaaattcaagctggcgattaagagtatagtaaaacatttctttgtcatcatttctaaaggaattttgtggGAAAGTATtttgaacaagcattgattacatcagatgaaggagtgtcttgctgaaaataaaaacactgcacaagtaactttcttttcagcactaatatcaacaacagatagcaacaacagttaacataactactcaaatagaggcaaacgtaatcaggtaactaaagatttaattaaacttaattaaatgctttgagtctttggagactgcagtcctttgtcatccaaagtttggcgtctggaccatgtcacacttgggtgagacaggggttttcctttttgatgtggtaataaacaaagaataaggtcagttgccacggaaatgtgtgtggggggccagttttgataggctgttcagggagatgccaatggctggttcgtgtccttTTGTCAGTCTAACAGTCAgaccccgcgttatcagcttcggaatcaaaaaggtgccagttttatggtcgggatagcacttagagaaagcaactttgacccctccccatcttctctggggaggagaaaggaatttagggtagctccaaatttattcaatgtaaaatgcacaaatccacaccgttgttcactacaatattcagaaaatatcaatccattaaaaagctctcgtttcggGGAAGATGAGGAAatcttagattaatccaaaacaatcttctcaggagctggaaaatttagttatttagccttaaattcaagctggcaattaatagcGTGTAGTATGACATTTATCataatttctaaaggaattgtgtgagaaagtattgtgaacaagcattggatacacataaaatgaaggagtgtccttaatcttgctgaaaattaaaacactgcaaaagtaacttatttagattcttttcagcaataaacACAGGACAAGAATCGTGGGGCAAATaagagtttgcagcagtgaggtAATACTTTACTCTATCTTTCCTACTCTTGAGGTGCTATTTCTTTGCACTTACTGAGCAATCCACTAGAATCTGAAGGCCGGCTGAGCGAgatcaaacaactgggtgtgtgtcccacccactgaaaccaagcttttgtcttgttaatcCGGAGGGTGATCTTAGCTGGGTGCAATCATTCTTAATGCCCAACACCTGTGTGCAATTAGACTCACAGTACTTCAGTGAAACCTACCACTGAAGCGTCAGAGTTAGCGTCTTCTCCTTGTGTGAAGACCTACTTGGGTAAAGACCAGCGAGTCTACCTGTACGAGTCCACTGAGCAAGGCGGCCTACATGAGTAGCTTTCTCCCTTTCTGAGGCACACCTACTCACCTAAACCTGCCAGCTACAACAACACTCAGGCCATGTGCTACCACACTATTCCTACTGTCTTCGGTCCATGCAAGAGGTATCATGCCATCAGGCACAGAAACCAGGCACTCttcaagcctttaaaacaggcaccacccacatctgtttacttgtcTGTTGGGTCATGGAACTGCCAGTCGGCAGACAACAAAGCTGACTTCATCACTGcttatgctaacacattatctcTCGGGCTACCGGCGCTCACTGAGACctggatcaaaccagaaaactcTTCTAGCCCTGCTGCGCTGTCCAACAATTACTCTTTCACCCACACCCCCCGGCCGTCTGGGAGGGGGGGGTGGGACTGGGTtcttaat
This window of the Micropterus dolomieu isolate WLL.071019.BEF.003 ecotype Adirondacks unplaced genomic scaffold, ASM2129224v1 contig_12699, whole genome shotgun sequence genome carries:
- the LOC123966106 gene encoding uncharacterized protein LOC123966106, yielding MTSDSLRKSTESVCFAAASCLHQKRCSASQCPSVKQHSADEPGRNIRNLAENDAITKLAAGDSVWIGLYWEQLWSDGSPSLFQNWAGGQPDSPEQCVTTMFRNSGLWSDDNCSLTFPFICYSTTPPKTEDFRSIGQNETSITLQWNKVNNNFSFILQFNDAEINITAPAGDGPVTHTVSSLTAGTKYTFTLYSVFENVRISGVNITAVTAPPNAENFRPIRQDVTSITLQWNKVNNSVSFILQFNGAEINITPVTYRVSSLTPETTYTFTLFSVFENVRSRGVSITAVT